The Victivallis sp. Marseille-Q1083 DNA window AGCAGATAAAGCAGCCGCCGCGGCGCCGAAAAATCCAGCAGGCTTTCGACCGCCCGGGCGTCGAAAGCGCCGATCCAGCAGCAGCCGAGTTCCTGGTCGGCGGCCATCAGTTCCATGCTCTGGATGGCGGCGCCGGCGTCGGCGTAAAGATGATTGTTCGGCGTCGCGTCGCTGTAAACGGCGATGAAACACCGAGGCGCGGTTTCGCCGGGCACCGGATTGCGCCGGGGAGCGACCTTGGCGGCATAACGGGTATGCCGGAAGATCTCGCCGACCAGCGATTCATCGCGCAGAACAAGATAACGCAGACGCTGCAAATTGGCGGCGCAGGAACTCTGCCTTGCCGCCTCCAGCATCCGTCGCAGCGCTTCCTCCGGGACCGGGCGCTGCTGAAAGCGCCGGATGGTCCGGCGCCTGGCCAGCAAAGTGTTGAAATCCATGATTGCCCCCCGGCTCAGTTGGCGGCCAGAAATTCGTCGATCTTGGCGGCCAGATGATTGCGGCTGATCTTGATGATGCGCTCTTCGCGCCGGACGCTTTCCGGCGAATCGGAGGCGTGGGCGGTGTTGACCATGACGTTGCTGCCGAAATCGCGCCGGACGGTGCCGCCGGGCGCTTTGCCGGGATCGGTCGGACCGAGGACGCGACGGATCCGCTGAATGGCGTCCTTGCCCTCGTAAATCAGCACCAGGCACTTGACCAGGCCGGGCTCGTTGCGTTCCGCTTCCGGACAATCTTCCGGCCGGCGGCCGGACATGAATTCGATCAGGCTGCCGAACTCGTAGTCGGCGTAGCGCATGCCGACGCTGGCGGTGAGTTGCTCCAGGACGCCGTTATCCAGCGGGCAATGCAGTTCCTGCTCGAGCAACTGGCGCGCCCTGTCGCCGATCTTCGGCGCCAGTTTTTCCTGCAGCGCCTGCTGGACCGGGCCGTAGAATTCCAGCGCTTCGGCGATGCTCATCCGGTAAAGCTTGCAGCCGACGATCCGCAAACCGGTACGGCTGAGCATGTCGATGATGTTGCCGGGCCGGCTGCTGGGATAGCGCCAGTTGTCCGGCTTGATGATGACCAGCGTCTGTTCGTCGTCCGGTGCCGAACCGACGGTATTGGCGATAATGTTCGGCGACTGGGAGGCGACTTCGGCAAACAGTTTCAGGGCCGGCACGGCGCGGTTCCAATCCTCCGGCGCCAGCACGGCCGGCTCGAAATAGCGGATGACGGCCGGATTGTCCCTGTCTTCGATCAGATCGGCGTAGGTGGCGCGAATCGTGTCGCCGTTCATCAGCGAGTGCGGTGCCTGATAGGGAATGCCGCCGACGATTCCGGCAATCTTGCGGCAGGCGTCTTCGCCTTTGAACAGCACCAGCAGGAAGCGTTTGTTCTTGCCTTCGCCGGTGGGAGTGAAGTTTTCAAGGACGTAATCGGCGAGCATTTCGGAATTTTTCGATTTCTCCTGGCGCAGCAACGCGGCATAAGCCTGCGTCTGTTCCGGGGTGAAGGCCAGAATCTGGGCGCCGATGAGTTCCAGGTCGGTCCTGGACAGCAGCCGGGCGAGAATGACGCCGGTACGCGCTTTGATCAGACTGTACGGAGAGATTACGACATACGATAATTCAACAGCCATTTGTCACATCCTTGCGTTTTGGTTGTCTCAAGAGATGGCCCGGCTCCGGAGCCGGGCTCTAGCTAAATCAACTGTAATATAGCCAGATGAATGAAAAAAAACAACTGCGGTTGACGGCTTTTTTTGCCGGAGCACCTGAAAGATGCGTTGACAGCGGCGGCTTGGAATGATACATTGTATTCGTCCGTTTTTTTAGCGGAAAATGACGTGCAAACCAGAGAAACAGGGAATATCTATGGAGCAACAAAATTACTTGGAATTGACCATTGGAGCGGTGCTGGTGTACAATTTTGTACTGGCCCGTTTCATGGGCATCTGTCCGTTCCTCGGCGTGTCCAAACGGTTGGATACGGCGCTGGGGATGGGAAGCGCCGTCGTCTTCGTCATGACATTGGCTTCGCTGGCGACGGCATTGGTCTTTCAATATGTGCTGCAGACACGGGAAATTTTCGGCATTTCGGTCGACCTGAAATTTCTCCAGATTATTCTGTTCATTCTCATTATCGCCGCGTTGGTGCAGGTGGTGGAAATCTGCCTGCAGAAACTTTCGCCGGCCCTCTACCGATCGCTGGGCATTTACCTGCCGCTGATCACCACCAACTGTGCGGTGATGGGAGTGGCGTCAATCAACGCCCAGGCCGGCCGGCCGGTCTGGCCGGCGACATTGTTCGGCTTCTGTTCCGGCGTCGGTTTCGCGTTGGCGCTGCTGATCTTTGCCGGGGTGCGGGAGCGCCTGGCACTGTCGCAGATTCCCCGGCCGTTTCAGGGCATGTCGATCGCGTTGATCACCGCCGGCATCCTGGCGATGGCCTTCATCGGTTTTTCCGGAATCTGCTAAGGAGGCACCCCGAATCATGGAGACGATTTTCGTATCGGTCGGCATTGTGCTGGTCATCGGCGGCTGCCTGGGCGCGGTCATCGGGCTGGCGGCCAGAATATTCAAAGTGGAAGTTGATCCGCGCATCGAGCTGGTCACCGAATTGCTGCCGGGCGCCAATTGCGGCGGCTGCGGCAAAGCCGGCTGCGCCGATTTCGCCAAGGCGGTGGTCAATGGCGAGTTGCCGCCGAACAAGTGTCCGGTCAGTTCCCAGGAAGTGGTGGCGACGATCGCCAACACGCTGGGAATCGAAGCGGGCAGCAGCTTCAAACAGGTCGCCGTCGTGCTGTGCGGCGGCGACATCAACCAGACCCGGCTGCATGTTCTCTACAACGGCGTTCGCGACTGCGTTTCGGCTTCGCTGGTGGCCGGCGGCCCGAAAGGGTGTTCCTATGGCTGTCTCGGCATGGGCAGTTGCGCGCGCGCCTGCCCGTTCGGCGCGATTGAAATCATCAACAATCTGGCGGTGGTGCACAATGAACTGTGCGTCGGCTGCGGCAACTGCGTCAATACCTGTCCGCGGCATCTGATCAAACTGGTGCCGGCCGAAGCCAGGGTCCATATCTACTGCAGTTCTCCACAGCGTGGCCCCTTGAAAAAGAAAGTTTGCGCCGTGCCGTGCATCGCCTGCCGGAAATGTCAGAAAGCGGGCGCGGAAGGTCAGTTTGTTCCGGACGGATTCAAGCTGTCGGTCAATTACGGCGCGGAATCGTTGCCGGGACCGGCAGTGGTCGAAGCGGCCGGCTGTCCGACCGGTTGCCTGCTGACGGTGGATGGGCATTTGCAGATTGAACGCAATGAAATTCTGGAGAATCATTGATGAGCGATAAGAAATACAAGGTTGTCACCTTCAAGGGCGGTGTGCATCCGGAGAATGACGGCAAAGCGCTGTCCGCCGATGCGGCGATCCGGACGGCGCCGCTGCTGGAGCGTTATGAAGTGATTGTGCCGCAGAATGTCGGCGCGCCGCCGAAAGTGATTGTCCAGAAAGGCGATACAGTTAAGAAAGGCCAGATGCTGGCCGAAGCGGCCGGTTTCGTTTCGGTGCCGCTGCATGCGCCGACCAGCGGGACGGTCGAGGGAATTGTCGAAATCGACGGTCCGATGGGATTGCCGGTGCCGGCGGTGGCAATTGTTGCCGACGGACAGGACGAGTGGGGCGAGCTGCCGGAGAAGCTTGACTGGCGGAATTGTGACGGAGCCTTATTGAAGGAACGCATCGCCGCGGCCGGGATTGTCGGCATGGGCGGCGCCGCGTTTCCGAGTCACGTCAAATTGTCGCCGCCGCCGGACAGGAAAATTGATTTTCTGGTGCTGAACGGAGCGGAGTGCGAACCGTATTTGACCGCCGATCACCGGGTGATGCTGGAGACGCCGGAGAAAGTATTGACCGGCGCGGCGATCATGGGGCGGATTCTGGGCGTTGAACAGATTTATATCGGCGTCGAAGTCAACAAGCCCGATGCCATTGAGGCGATGCTGGCCAGAGCCGAAGAATACCGCATCGGCATCGTCGGCTTGAAGGTGCAGTATCCGCAGGGAGCGGAAAAGCAATTGATTTATGCGGTGACCGGCCGTAAAGTACCGGCCGGCGGTTTGCCGATGGATGCCGGCTGCGTCGTGCAGAACGTCGGCACGGCGGCGGCGGTTTGCGACGCGGTGACGCAGGGCTGGCCGCTGATCGAGCGGGTGACGACAATCACCGGGACGCCGGTGCGGACGCCGGGCAATTGGCGGCTGCGGCTCGGCACGCCGATTTTGAAAGCGATGGAATTCGCCGGCGGGGTGACGCGGGAGCCCGGCAAGATCATTCTGGGCGGGCCGATGATGGGATTCGCACAGAAATCGCTCGGCGTGACGGTGATGAAAAATACTTCCGGCATTCTGTTGCTGGCGCCGGAGGAGGTGGTGCAATACGATTCCACCGCCTGCATTCGCTGCGGTCAATGTCTGCGGGCCTGCGCGATGGGGATTTCTCCGGGACCGTTGAGTACGGCGATCGAAAGCGAACAGTTCGATCTGGCATTGCAGAATCATGTGATGGACTGTATGGAGTGCGGCTCCTGTGCGTATGTTTGTCCGGCGCACCGGCCGTTGGTGCAGCATTTCCGCCGGGCCAAGGCGGAGATCCGGAACCGGATGAAAAAGAAATAATTCAGGTGAAATAGAGATGAGCGAAGCGAATTGCGAAAAATTATTGTTGCCGAAAGGCGAGGAATTGGTGTTGAGTTCTTCGCCGCACATTCATGCCAGGGAAGATGTGCGCGGCATCATGTTGAAAGTATGCGTCTGCCTGTTGCCGGCGACGGTGATGGGAATTTATTTTTTCGGCTGGGCGGCATTGCAGGTGATCGTGCTGACCGTGCTGTTTTCGGTCGGTGCGGAAATGCTGTGGTGCCGGCTGGCCGGCAAACCGGTATTGGGAACGGTGAAGGATTGCAGCGCGGCGCTGACCGGCTTGCTGCTGGCGTTGAATTTGTCGGCCGGGGTGCCGTGGTGGATCTGTCTGATCGGCGCTTTTCTGGCGATCTGGCTGGGCAAACAGGTATTTGGCGGGCTCGGTCACAATCCGTTCAATCCGGCGCTGGTGGCGCGGGTGGCGCTGCTGATCGCGTTGCCGGCCTATATGACTTTGTGGATACCGGCCCGGGATATGGGGCCGGAGAATGCCGAATATGCCCAGAAATTTTATACGGCCGGCGACTGGCAGGCGTTGGAGCAGGGGACGGCCGGGATCGACCAGTTGACCTGTGCGACGCCGCTGGGCGGCATCACGGCGCCGGGCGCGAATGAGAACGCTTTTGCCGATTATATTGACGGCGGCAGTTACTGGAATTATTTCATCGGCAATGTCGGCGGCTGTCTCGGGGAAACATCGGCGCTGGCGCTGTTGATCGGCGGGGGGGCGCTGATGCTGATGCGGGTGATCAAGTGGCAGATTCCGGTTTTTTACATCGCCACGGGGGCGGTGGTCTCCGGCGTCGTCAACGCCTGCTGTCCGACGGCGACGCCGCCGGCTTTGTTCCATCTGTTGACCGGCGGCTTGATGCTGGGGGCTTTTTTCATGGCGACGGATATGGTCACTTCACCGATTACCGGCTGGGGCTGCGTCATCTTCGGCGTCGGCTGCGGCATCATCACCTGTGTGATCCGGTTGTGGGGCAGTTACCCGGAAGGAGTCAGTTTTTCGATTCTGCTGATGAATGCGCTGGTGCCGCTGATCGACCGGTGCTGCCAGTTGCGGCCGTTCGGCTATGTGCGGCGCAAAGCCGCGAAGAAAGAGGTGGCGGCATGAAGCTCAAGGACAGTGAAAATTATCTGGTGCTCGGAACCTTCCTGGCCCTGACCGGCGGGATTGCCGCTCTGATCTTGGCCGGCTTTGCGCAGTTGACGGCCAAGCCGATCGCCGAGGCGAAATTGCGCAAGGTCAATCAGGCGCTGCAGGAAGTGCTGCCGGCGTTCGACAATACGCCGTCGGAGAATACCGTAGTCAAAACTTCTCCGAACGGTTGGGAGGTGACGTTTTACGGGGCGTTGCAGGGGGGTGAACTGGTCGGGGTGGCGGCGACGGCTTCCAGTCCGGACGGTTACGGCGGCAAACTGACGTCGCTGTTGGCGCTGGACCCGGACGGAACGGTCCGGACGATTCAGACCGGCGACCAGCAGCGCTCTGCCGTGCTGATCACCGAACAGACCGAAACGCCCGGTTTGGGGACGAATGTTTGTGAGCGCAAAAATGTCAAGACGATTTTCAATTTATTTGAAGACAAATCGAATGCGGGGTTGCCGCCGAATCGGGTGCTGGATCAGTTTGCCGGTAAGACGGCGACCGCGGCGGCGCCGTGGAAAGTGGAAAAAGACGGCGGCGAAATGATTTATATCACCGGCGCGACCGTGACCAGCCGGGCGGTGACCGAACTGGTTTATCAGATTGCAGTGACTTACGACCG harbors:
- the rsxC gene encoding electron transport complex subunit RsxC translates to MSDKKYKVVTFKGGVHPENDGKALSADAAIRTAPLLERYEVIVPQNVGAPPKVIVQKGDTVKKGQMLAEAAGFVSVPLHAPTSGTVEGIVEIDGPMGLPVPAVAIVADGQDEWGELPEKLDWRNCDGALLKERIAAAGIVGMGGAAFPSHVKLSPPPDRKIDFLVLNGAECEPYLTADHRVMLETPEKVLTGAAIMGRILGVEQIYIGVEVNKPDAIEAMLARAEEYRIGIVGLKVQYPQGAEKQLIYAVTGRKVPAGGLPMDAGCVVQNVGTAAAVCDAVTQGWPLIERVTTITGTPVRTPGNWRLRLGTPILKAMEFAGGVTREPGKIILGGPMMGFAQKSLGVTVMKNTSGILLLAPEEVVQYDSTACIRCGQCLRACAMGISPGPLSTAIESEQFDLALQNHVMDCMECGSCAYVCPAHRPLVQHFRRAKAEIRNRMKKK
- a CDS encoding nitroreductase family protein produces the protein MDFNTLLARRRTIRRFQQRPVPEEALRRMLEAARQSSCAANLQRLRYLVLRDESLVGEIFRHTRYAAKVAPRRNPVPGETAPRCFIAVYSDATPNNHLYADAGAAIQSMELMAADQELGCCWIGAFDARAVESLLDFSAPRRLLYLLAVGYPAEMPVGETVALDEDASYYLDDRDVLHVPKYRLDDLVSWR
- a CDS encoding RnfABCDGE type electron transport complex subunit D translates to MSEANCEKLLLPKGEELVLSSSPHIHAREDVRGIMLKVCVCLLPATVMGIYFFGWAALQVIVLTVLFSVGAEMLWCRLAGKPVLGTVKDCSAALTGLLLALNLSAGVPWWICLIGAFLAIWLGKQVFGGLGHNPFNPALVARVALLIALPAYMTLWIPARDMGPENAEYAQKFYTAGDWQALEQGTAGIDQLTCATPLGGITAPGANENAFADYIDGGSYWNYFIGNVGGCLGETSALALLIGGGALMLMRVIKWQIPVFYIATGAVVSGVVNACCPTATPPALFHLLTGGLMLGAFFMATDMVTSPITGWGCVIFGVGCGIITCVIRLWGSYPEGVSFSILLMNALVPLIDRCCQLRPFGYVRRKAAKKEVAA
- a CDS encoding FMN-binding protein translates to MKLKDSENYLVLGTFLALTGGIAALILAGFAQLTAKPIAEAKLRKVNQALQEVLPAFDNTPSENTVVKTSPNGWEVTFYGALQGGELVGVAATASSPDGYGGKLTSLLALDPDGTVRTIQTGDQQRSAVLITEQTETPGLGTNVCERKNVKTIFNLFEDKSNAGLPPNRVLDQFAGKTATAAAPWKVEKDGGEMIYITGATVTSRAVTELVYQIAVTYDRDRDAINAALQKGNRQ
- a CDS encoding RnfABCDGE type electron transport complex subunit B; protein product: METIFVSVGIVLVIGGCLGAVIGLAARIFKVEVDPRIELVTELLPGANCGGCGKAGCADFAKAVVNGELPPNKCPVSSQEVVATIANTLGIEAGSSFKQVAVVLCGGDINQTRLHVLYNGVRDCVSASLVAGGPKGCSYGCLGMGSCARACPFGAIEIINNLAVVHNELCVGCGNCVNTCPRHLIKLVPAEARVHIYCSSPQRGPLKKKVCAVPCIACRKCQKAGAEGQFVPDGFKLSVNYGAESLPGPAVVEAAGCPTGCLLTVDGHLQIERNEILENH
- a CDS encoding electron transport complex protein RnfA, whose protein sequence is MEQQNYLELTIGAVLVYNFVLARFMGICPFLGVSKRLDTALGMGSAVVFVMTLASLATALVFQYVLQTREIFGISVDLKFLQIILFILIIAALVQVVEICLQKLSPALYRSLGIYLPLITTNCAVMGVASINAQAGRPVWPATLFGFCSGVGFALALLIFAGVRERLALSQIPRPFQGMSIALITAGILAMAFIGFSGIC
- a CDS encoding nucleoside-diphosphate kinase, whose translation is MAVELSYVVISPYSLIKARTGVILARLLSRTDLELIGAQILAFTPEQTQAYAALLRQEKSKNSEMLADYVLENFTPTGEGKNKRFLLVLFKGEDACRKIAGIVGGIPYQAPHSLMNGDTIRATYADLIEDRDNPAVIRYFEPAVLAPEDWNRAVPALKLFAEVASQSPNIIANTVGSAPDDEQTLVIIKPDNWRYPSSRPGNIIDMLSRTGLRIVGCKLYRMSIAEALEFYGPVQQALQEKLAPKIGDRARQLLEQELHCPLDNGVLEQLTASVGMRYADYEFGSLIEFMSGRRPEDCPEAERNEPGLVKCLVLIYEGKDAIQRIRRVLGPTDPGKAPGGTVRRDFGSNVMVNTAHASDSPESVRREERIIKISRNHLAAKIDEFLAAN